The following DNA comes from Desulfuromonas sp..
CCCCGAGTTTCTTCAGCGACTCGGCGAAGGAGACGGTGCCGCCGAGGTAGAGGGGGAGGTGGATGCCGAGCACCAGTTCGAAGACATGGTTGATGGGAAGAAAAGAGAGGGTGTGGATGGAACTGTCGAGGCCGAAGTGGCCCACCGAGGCCCGCACGTTGGAGACGATGTTGTGGTGGCTGAGCATGGCCCCCTTGGAGCGCCCGGTCGTTCCCGAGGTGTAAAGGATGACGGCGGTGTCGTCCCTTTTGCGGGGGGCGGGGGAGGGGGGTTCGTCCTGCCGGAGTTCCTGCAGGCTGATCAGTTCCCCGGTCTGGAACAGGCGGCGGTGCAGGGCGGCAAGGGGCGAAAACATCTCTTTGAAGCCGCGCTGTCCCTTTTTCTTCTCTTCGGGAGCGCCGGTCAGAAGGCGGTGGGCCTCGTTGGCCAGTTTCTCCAGGCGGGCGGTTTCGTCCGGGGGCAGTTCAAGACTTTCCACCATGGCCCGCCACTCGGTGACGAGCAGGTCGATGGCCCGGGCGACATCGGGGGAGACCCCGTGCCGGGTGACCTGCCGGTCGAGAAGGACGATCTTCTCCAGCCTGGGCAGGTCCTCCTTGATCTCCAGCAGGGTGTCGAGGAACGCGTCCTCGGTGAACAGAACCCTGGCCTCACAGTCGACCAGTACGTGGCGCAGTTCCGCCGCCTTGAGTTCCTTGTCGATGGGGATGACGACCCCCCCGGCTTTCTGGATGCCGAAGAAGGCGGCCACCCAGCGCGGGGAGGCGAGGGCGAGGATGGCCGCATGGGAGCCTGGCTTGAATCCGGCCTTTTGCAGCCCCGAGGCGACCCCGTCGGAGTCGCGCCCGAGGGTTTCATAGGTGGTGTCCTGCCAGACTCCCTTGGCCTTGTGGCGGAAGGCGGCCTTGGAGGCGTAGGCGGCGCAGCTTTTCTCAATGAGTTCGACGACGTTGTTCATCGTGGAGATTCTCCAAACGACACAGGGAAGGGACAGGAATGTTAAATCCTAATGACTGTTGTTGGGGGGCGCAAGGGAAAATTTGCATCTTGGAACAGGGCGGCCTGAGTGTGGCCCGCCGGACCTTTTGGGAGACGGGAAGGTTTACCGGAGAATGCTCTGAAACCTGCTCTTGACCTGCCTTGGGTTTACATGTGTCGGTGGGATGCCCCCCC
Coding sequences within:
- a CDS encoding AMP-binding protein is translated as MNNVVELIEKSCAAYASKAAFRHKAKGVWQDTTYETLGRDSDGVASGLQKAGFKPGSHAAILALASPRWVAAFFGIQKAGGVVIPIDKELKAAELRHVLVDCEARVLFTEDAFLDTLLEIKEDLPRLEKIVLLDRQVTRHGVSPDVARAIDLLVTEWRAMVESLELPPDETARLEKLANEAHRLLTGAPEEKKKGQRGFKEMFSPLAALHRRLFQTGELISLQELRQDEPPSPAPRKRDDTAVILYTSGTTGRSKGAMLSHHNIVSNVRASVGHFGLDSSIHTLSFLPINHVFELVLGIHLPLYLGGTVSFAESLKKLGDNLAEVKPTFLLGVPAVYRLLLGRIMRGIGEKPLARTLFSLPLTRPVIARKVRRALGEGTIFISGGAALDPEIAKGLQALGIAIYQGYGITETSPVITAESPGRTRLGSVGRALEGVEVKIEAPNEAGEGEIVVRGPGVMQGYYKNPQATEEVLQNGWYRTGDLGRIDPDGVLSICGRVKNLIVTANGKNVYPEEVENELLKSPFVAEAMVYGHKVD